A single region of the Raphanus sativus cultivar WK10039 chromosome 1, ASM80110v3, whole genome shotgun sequence genome encodes:
- the LOC108810564 gene encoding inositol oxygenase 1 isoform X2, with the protein MTILIDHHSDHNGDDIVEKNVTEEETELVLDGGFVAPHTNSFGHTFRDYDAQSERRRSVEEFYKTNHIGQTVDFVRRMREEYGKLNRTEMSIWECCELLNEFVDESDPDLDEPQIEHLLQTAEAIRKDYPDEDWLHLTGLIHDLGKVLLHPSFGELPQWAVVGDTYPVGCAFDESIVHHKYFKENPDFNNPSYNTEHGIYKEGCGLDNVFMSWGHDDYMYLVAKANKTTLPSAGLFIIRYHSFYALHKSEAYKHLMNDEDRENMKWLKVFNKYDLYSKSKVRINVEEVKPYYLSLINKYFPAKLKW; encoded by the exons ATGACGATTCTCATCGATCACCactctgatcacaatg GGGATGATATCGTAGAGAAGAATGTAACAGAGGAAGAAACAGAGTTGGTGTTAGATGGAGGTTTTGTGGCTCCTCACACCAACTCTTTTGGTCACACCTTCAG agattatgATGCTCAAAGTGAGAGGAGAAGAAGCGTGGAGGAGTTCTACAAAACCAATCATATTGGCCAAACAGTTGACTTTGTTAGGAGGATGAGAGAGGAATACGGGAAGCTAAACCGAACCGAGATGAGCATTTGGGAATGCTGTGAGCTTCTCAATGAGTTTGTCGACGAGAGTGATCCTGATTTGGACGAGCCTCAGATCGAACATTTGCTTCAGACTGCTGAAGCTATCAGAAAAGATTACCCTGATGAAGACTGGCTCCATCTGACCGGTCTTATCCATG ATCTTGGAAAAGTTCTTCTCCACCCTTCATTTGGTGAGCTGCCTCAATGGGCTGTTGTTGGTGATACTTATCCAGTGGGATGTGCTTTTGATGAGTCCATTGTTCACCACAAG TACTTCAAGGAGAATCCAGACTTCAACAACCCGAGTTACAACACCGAGCACGGGATATATAAAGAAGGCTGTGGGCTTGACAACGTGTTCATGTCTTGGGGACATGATGATTACATGTACCTT GTTGCCAAGGCGAACAAAACTACATTACCATCGGCTGGCCTTTTCATTATCAGATACCACTCGTTCTACG CGCTTCACAAATCAGAAGCATACAAGCATTTGATGAACGATGAAGACAGAGAGAACATGAAGTGGCTGAAAGTATTCAACAAGTATGATCTCTACAGCAAAAGCAAAGTCCGTATAAACGTGGAGGAAGTGAAACCATACTATCTCTCCCTTATCAACAAG TACTTTCCGGCAAAGTTAAAATGGTGA
- the LOC108810564 gene encoding inositol oxygenase 1 isoform X1: protein MTILIDHHSDHNDAGDDIVEKNVTEEETELVLDGGFVAPHTNSFGHTFRDYDAQSERRRSVEEFYKTNHIGQTVDFVRRMREEYGKLNRTEMSIWECCELLNEFVDESDPDLDEPQIEHLLQTAEAIRKDYPDEDWLHLTGLIHDLGKVLLHPSFGELPQWAVVGDTYPVGCAFDESIVHHKYFKENPDFNNPSYNTEHGIYKEGCGLDNVFMSWGHDDYMYLVAKANKTTLPSAGLFIIRYHSFYALHKSEAYKHLMNDEDRENMKWLKVFNKYDLYSKSKVRINVEEVKPYYLSLINKYFPAKLKW from the exons ATGACGATTCTCATCGATCACCactctgatcacaatg ATGCAGGGGATGATATCGTAGAGAAGAATGTAACAGAGGAAGAAACAGAGTTGGTGTTAGATGGAGGTTTTGTGGCTCCTCACACCAACTCTTTTGGTCACACCTTCAG agattatgATGCTCAAAGTGAGAGGAGAAGAAGCGTGGAGGAGTTCTACAAAACCAATCATATTGGCCAAACAGTTGACTTTGTTAGGAGGATGAGAGAGGAATACGGGAAGCTAAACCGAACCGAGATGAGCATTTGGGAATGCTGTGAGCTTCTCAATGAGTTTGTCGACGAGAGTGATCCTGATTTGGACGAGCCTCAGATCGAACATTTGCTTCAGACTGCTGAAGCTATCAGAAAAGATTACCCTGATGAAGACTGGCTCCATCTGACCGGTCTTATCCATG ATCTTGGAAAAGTTCTTCTCCACCCTTCATTTGGTGAGCTGCCTCAATGGGCTGTTGTTGGTGATACTTATCCAGTGGGATGTGCTTTTGATGAGTCCATTGTTCACCACAAG TACTTCAAGGAGAATCCAGACTTCAACAACCCGAGTTACAACACCGAGCACGGGATATATAAAGAAGGCTGTGGGCTTGACAACGTGTTCATGTCTTGGGGACATGATGATTACATGTACCTT GTTGCCAAGGCGAACAAAACTACATTACCATCGGCTGGCCTTTTCATTATCAGATACCACTCGTTCTACG CGCTTCACAAATCAGAAGCATACAAGCATTTGATGAACGATGAAGACAGAGAGAACATGAAGTGGCTGAAAGTATTCAACAAGTATGATCTCTACAGCAAAAGCAAAGTCCGTATAAACGTGGAGGAAGTGAAACCATACTATCTCTCCCTTATCAACAAG TACTTTCCGGCAAAGTTAAAATGGTGA
- the LOC108810743 gene encoding protein TOM THREE HOMOLOG 1 gives MRTGGGLYLMHSLSSPSSSSSSSLNLKEATNWWWDVNESPVWQDRIFHILAVLYAIVSVIAVIQLVRIQLRVPEYGWTTQKVFHFLNFLVNGVRALVFVFRRDAQNMQPEILQHILLDIPSLVFFTTYALLVLFWAEIYYQARAVSTDGLRPSFFTINALVYVVQIALWLVLWWKPVHVMVIISKMFFAGVSLFAALGFLLYGGRLFLMLQRFPVESKGRRKKLQEVGYVTSICFTCFLIRCIMMCFNAFDDAADLDVLDHPILNFIYYLLVEILPSTLVLFILRKLPPKRGITQYHQIQ, from the exons ATGAGAACCGGCGGCGGCTTGTATCTGATGCACTCTCTGTCCTCtccgtcgtcgtcgtcttcttcttcgcttAATCTGAAGGAGGCAACGAATTGGTGGTGGGACGTGAACGAATCTCCGGTCTGGCAGGACCGTATCTTCCACATCCTCGCTGTTCTATACGCAATCGTTTCCGTCATTGCCGTG ATTCAATTGGTGAGAATACAATTGAGAGTTCCAGAGTACGGATGGACGACGCAGAAAGTCTTTCACTTTCTCAATTTCCTCGTGAACGGAG TTCGAGCTCTAGTGTTTGTCTTCAGGCGTGATGCGCAGAACATGCAGCCAGAG ATTCTACAGCATATCTTGCTTGACATTCCAAGTCTTGTTTTCTTCACTACGTATGCTCTTCTCGTCCTCTTTTGGGCTGAGATATACTACCAG GCACGTGCTGTATCAACTGATGGACTGAGGCCAAGTTTCTTCACTATTAATGCTCTTGTATATGTAGTTCAG ATTGCTCTTTGGTTGGTATTGTGGTGGAAGCCTGTTCACGTTATGGTAATCATTTCCAAGATGTTCTTTGCAG GTGTGTCATTGTTCGCAGCCCTtggatttttattatatggagGAAG GCTTTTCCTAATGCTGCAACGGTTTCCAGTAGAATCCAAAGGGAGGCGCAAGAAGCTGCAAGAG GTCGGTTACGTGACATCCATATGCTTTACCTGTTTCCTCATCAGGTGTATCATG ATGTGCTTTAATGCGTTCGACGATGCAGCAGATCTTGATGTCTTGGATCACCCAATCCTAAACTTCATATATTACCTG TTGGTGGAGATATTGCCTTCTACTCTGGTCCTCTTTATCCTAAGGAAGCTTCCACCAAAACGTGGTATCACACAGTACCATCAGATTCAGTGA
- the LOC108856351 gene encoding peroxidase 4-like — MAIFKILVLLLSLFCFCQAQLSPTFYDQSCPNALSTIRSSIRTAISRERRMAASLIRLHFHDCFVNGCDASVMLVATPTMESERDAVPNFQSARGFEVIDQAKSAVERVCPGVVSCADIIAVAARDASEYVGGPRYAVKVGRRDSTAAFRAIADSGDLPSFKASLDELSDLFLRKGLNTRDLVALSGAHTLGQAQCVTFKERLYDNSSDIDAGFSSTRKRRCPVNGGDTNLAPLDLVTPNSFDNNYYRNLMQKKGLLASDQVLFGTGASADSIVSEYSRNPSRFASDFGDAMIKMGDIQTLTGSAGQIRRICTAVN, encoded by the exons ATGGCGATCTTCAAGATTCTTGTGTTGTTATTAAGCTTGTTTTGTTTCTGTCAAGCACAACTCTCTCCTACTTTCTACGACCAAAGTTGCCCTAACGCTCTATCAACCATCCGATCCTCAATCCGAACTGCCATCAGCCGTGAACGTAGAATGGCTGCTTCTCTCATCCGTCTCCATTTCCACGACTGCTTCGTTaat GGTTGTGATGCATCAGTCATGCTCGTGGCAACTCCTACCATGGAGAGTGAGAGAGATGCAGTGCCAAACTTTCAATCAGCGAGAGGGTTTGAAGTTATCGATCAAGCCAAATCTGCTGTTGAGAGAGTGTGTCCTGGTGTCGTTTCTTGCGCTGATATCATTGCCGTTGCCGCTAGAGACGCTTCTGAATAC GTCGGAGGTCCAAGATATGCAGTGAAGGTTGGCCGGAGAGATTCCACCGCTGCGTTCAGAGCTATCGCTGACAGTGGCGATCTCCCCAGTTTCAAGGCAAGTCTCGACGAACTCTCTGATCTCTTCCTTCGAAAAGGTCTCAACACTAGAGACCTTGTCGCTCTCTCAG GAGCTCATACATTAGGGCAGGCTCAATGCGTAACGTTCAAGGAAAGGCTGTACGACAACTCGAGTGACATCGACGCCGGATTCTCCAGCACCCGTAAGCGTCGCTGTCCGGTCAACGGTGGGGATACGAATCTAGCACCTCTAGATCTAGTGACACCAAACTCGTTCGACAATAACTATTACAGAAACTTGATGCAGAAGAAAGGACTCTTGGCGTCTGATCAAGTTTTGTTCGGAACCGGGGCTTCCGCGGACAGTATTGTGTCGGAATATAGCAGAAACCCTTCTAGATTTGCGTCTGATTTTGGAGATGCAATGATCAAAATGGGAGATATTCAGACGCTCACCGGCTCAGCTGGACAAATTCGAAGGATCTGCACTGCTGTTAATTAA